A single Blastococcus colisei DNA region contains:
- a CDS encoding phytoene desaturase family protein, with protein sequence MTDAVVVGSGPNGLAAALTLAASGVQVTVVEAADTIGGGTRSSALTLPGLIHDECSGFHPLAVDTPFSRAFDLEAHGLTWRWSDIEWSHPLDGGGGAAVWRSVDETAARLGPDGRRWRSLFGPLTRRFDDIAEDFLRPMLHVPRHPVKLAGFGAYSLLPAAVLARRWSGTEARALFAGVAAHAFRPFGSPASSAIGVALGTAAHRYGWPVAEGGSAAIGRVVSALLAEHGAKVETGVTVGSLDELGDPDIVMLDVAPAAAARIVGDRMPRRIARALTRYRHGPGSFKVEFAVQGGVPWTHEDSRRAGTVHVGGTFEEIAATEKDVVRGRMPERPFVLVGQQYVADPTRSRDDVHPLYTYAHVPAGYTGDATAAIEAQIERFAPGFGDRVLARHVTSTAGLEAHNRNYVGGDVVTGANDPLQLVFRPRIALDPYALGVEGVYLCSAATPPGAGAHGMCGYNAARSALGRLAR encoded by the coding sequence ATGACCGACGCCGTCGTGGTCGGCAGCGGGCCCAACGGGCTCGCTGCCGCCCTCACTCTTGCCGCCTCGGGTGTCCAGGTGACGGTCGTGGAGGCCGCCGACACCATCGGGGGAGGAACCCGGAGCAGCGCCCTGACCCTGCCCGGGCTGATCCACGACGAGTGCTCCGGTTTCCACCCGCTGGCCGTGGACACTCCGTTCTCCCGGGCGTTCGACCTGGAAGCGCACGGGCTGACCTGGCGGTGGTCGGACATCGAGTGGTCCCACCCCCTGGACGGCGGCGGTGGTGCAGCCGTCTGGCGCTCGGTGGATGAGACCGCCGCGCGCCTGGGACCGGACGGACGACGCTGGCGCAGCCTGTTCGGCCCGCTCACGCGGCGCTTCGACGACATCGCCGAGGACTTCCTGCGGCCGATGCTGCACGTGCCGCGGCATCCGGTGAAGCTCGCCGGCTTCGGGGCCTACTCCCTGCTGCCGGCGGCGGTGCTGGCACGCCGGTGGTCGGGGACGGAGGCGCGGGCGCTGTTCGCCGGCGTCGCGGCCCATGCGTTCCGGCCGTTCGGCTCCCCGGCGTCCTCGGCGATCGGCGTGGCGCTGGGCACGGCGGCGCACCGGTACGGCTGGCCCGTGGCCGAGGGCGGGTCGGCGGCCATCGGCCGGGTGGTCTCCGCCCTGCTCGCCGAGCACGGTGCCAAGGTGGAGACAGGCGTGACGGTCGGCTCCCTCGACGAGCTCGGCGACCCGGACATCGTGATGCTCGACGTCGCCCCCGCGGCGGCGGCCCGCATCGTCGGGGACCGGATGCCGCGGCGGATCGCACGGGCGCTGACGCGCTACCGCCATGGGCCGGGCTCGTTCAAGGTGGAGTTCGCCGTGCAGGGCGGCGTCCCCTGGACTCACGAGGACTCACGGCGGGCCGGCACCGTGCACGTGGGTGGCACCTTCGAGGAGATCGCCGCCACCGAGAAGGACGTCGTCCGGGGGCGCATGCCGGAACGGCCGTTCGTGCTCGTCGGGCAGCAGTACGTCGCGGATCCGACCCGGTCGCGGGACGACGTCCATCCCCTCTACACCTACGCACACGTGCCGGCCGGATACACCGGTGACGCGACCGCGGCGATCGAGGCGCAGATCGAACGGTTTGCTCCCGGTTTCGGTGACCGGGTGCTGGCCCGGCACGTCACCTCGACGGCCGGCCTGGAGGCGCACAACAGGAACTACGTCGGCGGGGACGTCGTCACCGGCGCCAACGACCCGTTGCAACTGGTGTTCCGGCCGCGCATCGCGCTGGATCCCTACGCACTCGGCGTCGAGGGCGTGTACCTGTGCTCGGCGGCCACCCCGCCCGGTGCCGGTGCCCACGGGATGTGTGGTTACAACGCTGCCCGATCCGCTCTCGGCCGACTGGCGAGGTGA
- a CDS encoding DUF3556 domain-containing protein gives MGFKTADMPPVDPAQFESMPFMERMRMLATHWCEYGFGGPKTNHMLYLYKLVFYVVGGVAVVALTTPGLGGIGDFAAWWGELIVYQKLIIWTVLFEITGWASSSGPLAFKFKPFIGGFLYWTRRNTLRLPPWPGKVPFTKGDHRTTFDVVLYCSILATLAFLLLTPGFESSALPGSDAGLLPQWGLLTYVALIIVMGLRDRVVFLAARSEQYVAALFFFGILSNHVDMVLAAKIALVTIWMGAGISKFGHHFTNVVPPMMSNTPWLTSLKFKRALYRDYPNDLRPSKVAWAFAHIGGTVVELVLPLVLLFSTNSTITWLAIVGMIVFHIFITSTFPLAVPLEWNVFFMFAPVWLFGGFPASEGYGVGDISSPWLLAAILAVFVAFPILGNLRPDLVSFLPSMRQYAGNWASATWAFRGDEAEDKLNKHLVKYNANQVDQLAGAFGKEIAEIFMQKAMAWRTMHSQGRGLMSLMMRHLDRLENYRIREGEFVCTTLVGWQFGDAHLHNEQTITAVQKRCAFEPGECIVVWVESQPIHRSTQEYKVIDAALGVVERGYWKVADAVAEQPWLPNGPIPHTVTWRSPGYTPAGEHPHPVVRASVSA, from the coding sequence ATGGGTTTCAAGACCGCAGACATGCCGCCGGTGGACCCGGCCCAGTTCGAGTCGATGCCGTTCATGGAACGGATGCGGATGCTCGCCACCCACTGGTGCGAGTACGGCTTCGGCGGCCCGAAGACCAACCACATGCTCTACCTCTACAAGCTGGTCTTCTACGTCGTCGGCGGCGTCGCCGTGGTCGCCCTCACGACGCCCGGCCTCGGAGGCATCGGCGACTTCGCTGCCTGGTGGGGCGAGCTGATCGTCTACCAGAAGCTGATCATCTGGACGGTGCTCTTCGAGATCACCGGGTGGGCCTCGTCGTCCGGTCCACTGGCGTTCAAGTTCAAGCCGTTCATCGGCGGCTTCCTGTACTGGACGCGGCGCAACACGCTGCGGCTGCCTCCGTGGCCGGGCAAGGTGCCGTTCACCAAGGGCGACCACCGCACCACCTTCGACGTCGTCCTCTACTGCAGCATCCTGGCCACGCTGGCCTTCCTGCTGCTCACCCCGGGATTCGAGTCGTCGGCCCTGCCGGGGAGCGACGCGGGGCTGCTGCCGCAGTGGGGGCTGCTGACCTACGTGGCGCTGATCATCGTCATGGGTCTGCGTGATCGGGTCGTCTTCCTGGCGGCGCGCTCCGAGCAGTACGTCGCCGCGCTCTTCTTCTTCGGCATCCTGAGCAACCACGTCGACATGGTCCTCGCCGCCAAGATCGCCCTGGTCACGATCTGGATGGGCGCCGGCATCTCGAAGTTCGGCCACCACTTCACCAACGTCGTCCCGCCGATGATGAGCAACACCCCCTGGCTGACGTCGCTGAAGTTCAAGCGGGCGCTCTACCGGGACTACCCGAACGACCTGCGGCCGTCGAAGGTGGCGTGGGCCTTCGCCCACATCGGTGGCACCGTCGTCGAGCTCGTGCTCCCGCTGGTGCTGCTGTTCTCGACCAACTCGACGATCACCTGGCTGGCGATCGTGGGCATGATCGTCTTCCACATCTTCATCACCTCGACCTTCCCGCTCGCGGTGCCGCTCGAGTGGAACGTCTTCTTCATGTTCGCCCCCGTCTGGCTCTTCGGCGGCTTCCCCGCCTCCGAGGGCTACGGCGTCGGCGACATCAGCTCGCCGTGGCTGCTCGCCGCCATCCTCGCCGTCTTCGTCGCCTTCCCGATCCTGGGCAACCTGCGGCCCGACCTGGTCTCGTTCCTGCCGTCGATGCGGCAGTACGCGGGAAACTGGGCGTCGGCCACCTGGGCCTTCCGGGGTGACGAGGCGGAGGACAAGCTCAACAAGCACCTGGTGAAGTACAACGCCAACCAGGTCGACCAGCTCGCCGGGGCCTTCGGCAAGGAGATCGCGGAGATCTTCATGCAGAAGGCGATGGCCTGGCGGACCATGCACAGCCAGGGGCGCGGCCTGATGTCGCTGATGATGCGCCACCTCGACCGGCTGGAGAACTACCGCATCCGTGAGGGCGAGTTCGTCTGCACCACGCTGGTCGGCTGGCAGTTCGGTGACGCGCACCTGCACAACGAGCAGACGATCACGGCCGTGCAGAAGCGCTGCGCGTTCGAGCCCGGCGAGTGCATCGTCGTGTGGGTCGAGTCGCAGCCCATCCACCGGTCGACGCAGGAGTACAAGGTCATCGACGCGGCACTCGGTGTCGTGGAACGGGGCTACTGGAAGGTGGCCGACGCGGTGGCGGAGCAGCCTTGGCTGCCCAACGGGCCCATCCCGCACACCGTCACGTGGCGCAGTCCCGGTTACACGCCGGCCGGGGAGCACCCCCACCCGGTGGTCCGTGCCAGTGTGAGTGCATGA
- a CDS encoding class I adenylate-forming enzyme family protein, which translates to MSFGYLPWERLRSSAGKPCVRDDSVELNYAEFDARIAAFAGQLADLGFGRGDVLAVMLPNRVELLVALFAAWRLGGAATPVNPVFTRSEAEHQIADSGALVVVNLGPEAPTGGRPAVHVRDMRVAAGGAPLRPVALRPDDLALLIYTSGSTGRPKGVMLDHGNAEAMSSIMADHFSLTEQDHCLLVLPLFHVNAIMVSALASFRSGGQLSIVGSFSASRFFDQIERLRPTYFSAVPTIYALLASLPDDVRPDTSSLRFVVCGAAPVSAELLDRCEQRFGFTMVEGYGLTEGTCASACNPVDGIRKLGTVGPALPGQRIAIRAEDGSLAPTGEPGEVVISGPTVMRGYLNLPEATAATVVGGWLHTGDVGRLDEDGYLTLVDRVKDMIIRGGENIYPKEIEAVLHGLPEVLEAAVVGRPDAVLGEAPIAYVSLYPGSALTEDDLLDHCRRHLTRVKVPETVDVVSALPKNPVGKIDKPALRRSLQPQTA; encoded by the coding sequence ATGAGCTTCGGTTACCTGCCCTGGGAGCGGCTCCGTTCCTCTGCGGGCAAGCCATGCGTCCGGGACGACAGCGTGGAGCTGAACTACGCCGAGTTCGATGCCCGGATCGCGGCGTTCGCCGGCCAGCTGGCTGACCTTGGGTTCGGTCGTGGCGACGTGCTCGCCGTCATGCTCCCCAACCGGGTCGAGCTGCTCGTAGCGCTGTTCGCCGCGTGGCGGCTCGGCGGCGCGGCCACCCCGGTCAACCCTGTGTTCACCCGGAGCGAGGCCGAGCACCAGATCGCGGACTCCGGGGCCCTCGTCGTGGTGAACCTGGGGCCGGAGGCGCCCACCGGTGGACGGCCGGCAGTCCATGTGCGGGACATGCGGGTCGCCGCCGGAGGCGCACCGCTCCGGCCGGTCGCCCTGCGGCCTGACGACCTGGCGCTGCTGATCTACACCAGCGGGTCCACCGGACGGCCCAAGGGCGTGATGCTCGACCACGGCAACGCCGAGGCGATGTCGAGCATCATGGCGGACCACTTCTCCCTGACCGAGCAGGACCACTGCCTGCTGGTACTGCCCCTGTTCCACGTCAACGCGATCATGGTCAGTGCGCTGGCGAGCTTCCGGTCGGGTGGACAGCTGAGCATCGTCGGCAGCTTCTCCGCCAGCCGGTTCTTCGACCAGATCGAGCGGTTGCGTCCGACGTACTTCTCCGCGGTGCCGACGATCTACGCGCTGCTGGCCTCGCTGCCCGACGACGTCCGACCCGACACCTCGTCGCTGCGATTCGTGGTCTGCGGCGCCGCCCCGGTGTCGGCCGAGCTGCTCGACCGCTGCGAGCAGCGGTTCGGGTTCACGATGGTGGAGGGCTACGGCCTGACCGAGGGCACCTGCGCGTCGGCATGCAACCCCGTCGACGGCATCCGCAAGCTCGGCACGGTGGGGCCCGCCCTGCCGGGGCAGCGCATCGCCATCCGGGCCGAGGACGGGTCCCTCGCGCCGACGGGAGAGCCGGGCGAGGTCGTGATCTCCGGACCCACGGTCATGCGGGGCTACCTGAACCTGCCGGAGGCGACCGCGGCCACCGTCGTCGGCGGGTGGCTGCACACCGGGGACGTCGGTCGCCTCGACGAGGACGGATACCTCACCCTCGTCGACCGGGTGAAGGACATGATCATCCGCGGCGGCGAGAACATCTATCCGAAGGAGATCGAGGCGGTGCTCCACGGCCTGCCCGAGGTGCTGGAAGCCGCCGTCGTCGGGCGACCGGACGCGGTCCTCGGCGAGGCCCCGATCGCCTACGTCAGCCTCTACCCCGGCTCCGCGCTCACCGAGGACGACCTCCTCGATCACTGCCGGCGTCACCTCACGAGGGTGAAGGTCCCCGAGACCGTGGACGTCGTCAGCGCGCTACCGAAGAACCCCGTCGGCAAGATCGACAAGCCGGCACTCCGTCGTTCGCTGCAACCGCAGACGGCCTGA
- a CDS encoding LPXTG cell wall anchor domain-containing protein, with translation MTYPAPTTDAVAAHGLPNGALGPAAPEGRGTTRSVASAYWRGRAEVRADSRSSAGIVLALALAGIPTGLLWWWLAPRADFRVTEAGPVPIGNPSPELLAADDAVLALILAGVGLLAGSAAWLLRRRRGVATVLALAVGACLTGVVAWQTGELLGGGPSEAELTDIGARVTTSLTLGSLPALALTPFTALLAYVAAVLYALDDGLGRTESDAGGRAASAGGGALLPDERPLVDAPPPASPST, from the coding sequence GTGACCTACCCCGCACCCACCACCGACGCGGTGGCAGCCCACGGCCTTCCGAACGGCGCCTTGGGACCCGCGGCCCCCGAGGGCCGTGGCACGACACGTTCCGTGGCGTCGGCCTACTGGCGGGGCCGGGCGGAGGTGCGGGCCGACTCGCGCAGCTCGGCCGGGATCGTGCTGGCGCTGGCGCTGGCCGGAATTCCCACCGGCCTGCTGTGGTGGTGGCTCGCCCCGCGGGCCGACTTCCGCGTCACCGAGGCCGGTCCGGTGCCGATCGGAAACCCCTCACCGGAGCTCCTGGCCGCCGACGACGCCGTCCTCGCGTTGATCCTGGCCGGCGTCGGCCTGCTCGCCGGGAGCGCGGCCTGGCTCCTCCGCCGGCGTCGCGGCGTGGCCACGGTGCTCGCGCTGGCGGTGGGTGCCTGCCTCACGGGGGTCGTCGCCTGGCAGACCGGCGAGCTCCTCGGGGGAGGCCCCTCCGAGGCGGAGCTCACCGACATCGGCGCCCGTGTGACCACCTCCCTCACCCTGGGATCGCTGCCGGCGCTGGCGCTGACCCCGTTCACCGCGCTCCTGGCCTACGTCGCCGCCGTCCTCTACGCGCTCGACGACGGCCTCGGCCGGACCGAGTCCGACGCCGGCGGACGGGCGGCTTCGGCCGGCGGCGGAGCACTTCTTCCGGACGAACGACCGTTGGTCGACGCCCCTCCGCCGGCATCCCCCTCCACCTGA
- the dnaE gene encoding DNA polymerase III subunit alpha, which translates to MSSTSDSFAHLHVHTEYSMLDGAAKLPEVTAAAAAQGMPALAMTDHGNVFGAYDFYKQATGAGVKPIIGMEGYYTPGSRFDRAPFDFGDNLIDEEGDGGSNRGKAAYTHMTLLARTTEGMHNLFRISSLASLEGQYRKPRFDRDLLERYGKGLIATTGCPSGEVNMWLRAGKEDRARQAAADFQDIFGRENFYAELMDHGLSIEKKTRPALLAIAKDLGIPLLATNDLHYTHKEDAAAHDALLCIQTGSRLNETNRFRFNGDGYYLKSAAEMRALFPGDLQVACDNTLLVAEQCEVTFTEGADLMPRFPLPPGEDETSWFVKEVERGLHKRWPSGIPDHVRKQADYETAIICQMGFPGYFLVVADFINWAKDNGIRVGPGRGSAAGSLAAYAMGITDLDPLSHGLIFERFLNPERVSMPDVDIDFDDRRRGEVIRYVSEKYGEERVSQIVTYGTIKAKAAIKDAARVLDRPYSVGDELTKLMPPGVMGKDIPLSGIFDPAHPRYKEASEFRARYEADPGAAEVVDQARKLEGLKRQWGVHAAGVIIGRHPLIDSIPIMRREADGAVITQFDYPTCETLGLLKMDFLGLRNLTVIDDALRNIVINGKEAIDLDELSKDLTDKATYQLLGRGDTLGVFQFDGGPMRSLLRLMRPDNFEDISAVGALYRPGPMGANSHTNYALRKNGQQEITPIHPELAEPLEEILGQTYGLIVYQEQVMAIAQKVAGYSLGKADLLRRAMGKKKKSVLDAEFVGFEAGMKANGFSAAAIKTLWDILVPFADYAFNKAHSAAYGLISYWTAYLKANYPAEYMAGLLTSVGDDKDRRPIYLAECRRMGIKVLPPDVNESSWDFTAVGTDIRFGMASVRNVGHNVVDSIVRAREEKGAFKDFADFMRKIDTVACNKKVIESLAKAGAFDSLGHSRQGIAAVHVQAVDSAMALKRKEAEGQFDLFGSFGAGAGEDDPFSGALDIVIPTADWSKAERLVYERDMLGLYVSDHPLHGVEHVLAANADTPIAEINAGGVEDGANVTIAGILTSVSPRTNKQGAPWAIATLEDLESGIEVLFFPKTWAEVSEKVVRDQIIVVKGRISRRDDQPSLFGSEVTIPELTEGPRGPVLVSMAAARCTPPVVERLREVLGSHPGTTEVQLKLVNGSRETVLRLDQGLRVRPSTALMGDIKALLGPTSVALL; encoded by the coding sequence GTGAGCAGCACGTCCGACTCGTTCGCGCACCTGCATGTACATACCGAGTACTCGATGCTGGACGGCGCGGCCAAGCTGCCCGAGGTCACCGCCGCCGCAGCCGCCCAGGGCATGCCCGCCCTGGCCATGACCGACCACGGCAACGTCTTCGGCGCCTACGACTTCTACAAGCAGGCGACAGGCGCCGGGGTGAAGCCGATCATCGGCATGGAGGGCTACTACACGCCCGGGTCGCGCTTCGACCGCGCGCCGTTCGACTTCGGCGACAACCTCATCGACGAGGAGGGCGACGGCGGGTCCAACCGCGGCAAGGCCGCGTACACGCACATGACCCTGCTGGCCCGGACGACGGAGGGGATGCACAACCTGTTCCGCATCTCCTCGCTGGCCAGCCTCGAGGGCCAGTACCGCAAGCCGCGCTTCGACCGCGACCTGCTGGAGCGCTACGGCAAGGGCCTGATCGCCACCACCGGCTGCCCGTCGGGTGAGGTGAACATGTGGCTGCGCGCCGGCAAGGAGGACCGCGCGCGGCAGGCGGCGGCCGACTTCCAGGACATCTTCGGGCGGGAGAACTTCTACGCCGAGCTCATGGACCACGGCCTGTCCATCGAGAAGAAGACCCGGCCCGCGCTGCTGGCGATCGCGAAGGACCTCGGCATCCCGCTACTGGCCACCAACGACCTGCACTACACGCACAAGGAGGACGCCGCCGCCCACGACGCCCTGCTGTGCATCCAGACGGGGTCGCGCCTCAACGAGACCAACCGCTTCCGCTTCAACGGCGACGGCTACTACCTCAAGAGCGCCGCCGAGATGCGCGCGCTCTTCCCCGGCGACCTCCAGGTCGCCTGCGACAACACGCTGCTGGTCGCCGAGCAGTGCGAGGTGACGTTCACCGAGGGCGCCGACCTGATGCCGCGCTTCCCCTTGCCGCCGGGGGAGGACGAGACCTCCTGGTTCGTCAAGGAGGTCGAGCGCGGGCTGCACAAGCGGTGGCCGAGCGGCATCCCCGACCACGTGCGCAAGCAGGCCGACTACGAGACCGCGATCATCTGCCAGATGGGCTTCCCGGGGTACTTCCTCGTGGTCGCCGACTTCATCAACTGGGCCAAGGACAACGGCATCCGGGTGGGTCCGGGCCGTGGCTCGGCCGCCGGGTCGCTGGCTGCCTACGCGATGGGCATCACCGACCTTGACCCGCTGTCCCACGGCCTGATCTTCGAGCGGTTCCTCAACCCCGAGCGCGTCTCCATGCCCGACGTCGACATCGACTTCGACGACCGCCGCCGCGGCGAGGTCATCCGCTACGTGTCGGAGAAGTACGGCGAGGAGCGGGTCAGCCAGATCGTCACCTACGGCACGATCAAGGCCAAGGCCGCGATCAAGGACGCCGCCCGGGTGCTCGACCGCCCCTACTCGGTCGGTGACGAGCTGACCAAGCTCATGCCCCCGGGCGTGATGGGCAAGGACATCCCGCTGTCGGGCATCTTCGACCCGGCCCACCCGCGCTACAAGGAGGCCTCGGAGTTCCGGGCCCGGTACGAGGCCGATCCGGGCGCGGCCGAGGTCGTCGACCAGGCCCGCAAGCTCGAGGGCCTGAAGCGGCAGTGGGGCGTGCACGCCGCCGGCGTCATCATCGGCCGGCACCCACTGATCGACAGCATCCCGATCATGCGCCGCGAGGCCGACGGCGCGGTCATCACGCAGTTCGACTACCCGACCTGCGAGACGCTCGGGCTGCTCAAGATGGACTTCCTGGGGCTGCGCAACCTCACGGTCATCGACGACGCGCTGCGCAACATCGTCATCAACGGCAAGGAGGCCATCGACCTCGACGAGCTCAGCAAGGACCTCACCGACAAGGCCACCTACCAGCTGCTGGGCCGGGGGGACACGCTCGGCGTCTTCCAGTTCGACGGTGGCCCGATGCGTTCGCTGCTGCGGCTGATGCGGCCGGACAACTTCGAGGACATCTCGGCCGTGGGCGCGCTCTACCGCCCCGGCCCGATGGGCGCGAACTCGCACACCAACTACGCGCTGCGCAAGAACGGCCAGCAGGAGATCACCCCGATCCACCCGGAGCTCGCCGAGCCGCTCGAGGAGATCCTCGGCCAGACCTACGGCCTGATCGTCTACCAGGAGCAGGTCATGGCGATCGCGCAGAAGGTCGCCGGGTACTCGCTCGGCAAGGCCGACCTGCTGCGCCGTGCGATGGGCAAGAAGAAGAAGTCGGTCCTGGACGCGGAGTTCGTCGGCTTCGAGGCCGGAATGAAGGCCAACGGGTTCTCCGCCGCTGCCATCAAGACGCTGTGGGACATCCTCGTCCCCTTCGCCGACTACGCGTTCAACAAGGCGCACTCCGCGGCCTACGGGCTGATCTCGTACTGGACGGCCTACCTCAAGGCGAACTACCCGGCCGAGTACATGGCCGGCCTGCTCACCAGCGTGGGCGACGACAAGGATCGCCGGCCGATCTATCTGGCCGAGTGCCGCCGGATGGGCATCAAGGTCCTCCCGCCCGACGTCAACGAGTCGTCCTGGGACTTCACCGCCGTCGGCACCGACATCCGCTTCGGCATGGCTTCCGTGCGCAACGTCGGGCACAACGTCGTCGACTCGATCGTCCGGGCCCGCGAGGAGAAGGGCGCCTTCAAGGACTTCGCCGACTTCATGCGCAAGATCGACACGGTGGCCTGCAACAAGAAGGTGATCGAGTCCCTGGCCAAGGCCGGCGCATTCGACTCGCTGGGCCACTCGCGGCAGGGCATCGCCGCGGTTCACGTCCAGGCCGTCGACTCGGCCATGGCGCTCAAGCGCAAGGAGGCGGAGGGCCAGTTCGACCTGTTCGGCAGCTTCGGCGCCGGCGCGGGGGAGGACGATCCGTTCAGCGGGGCGCTGGACATCGTCATCCCCACGGCCGACTGGTCGAAGGCCGAGCGCCTGGTCTACGAGCGCGACATGCTGGGCCTCTACGTCTCCGACCACCCCCTGCACGGCGTGGAGCACGTGCTCGCGGCGAACGCCGACACCCCCATCGCCGAGATCAACGCCGGCGGCGTCGAGGACGGCGCGAACGTGACCATCGCCGGCATCCTCACCTCCGTCTCCCCGCGGACGAACAAGCAGGGCGCGCCGTGGGCGATCGCCACGCTCGAGGACCTCGAGTCCGGCATCGAGGTGCTGTTCTTCCCCAAGACGTGGGCCGAGGTCTCGGAGAAGGTCGTCCGCGACCAGATCATCGTGGTCAAGGGGCGGATCAGCCGGCGCGACGACCAGCCGTCGCTGTTCGGCTCCGAGGTGACCATTCCCGAGCTCACCGAGGGGCCGCGCGGACCGGTGCTGGTGTCGATGGCGGCGGCGCGCTGCACGCCGCCGGTCGTGGAGCGGCTGCGCGAGGTGCTCGGCAGCCATCCCGGCACCACCGAGGTGCAGCTCAAGCTCGTCAACGGCAGCCGGGAGACGGTGCTCCGCCTCGACCAGGGGCTGCGGGTGCGCCCGAGCACGGCGCTCATGGGCGACATCAAGGCACTGCTGGGCCCGACCAGCGTGGCGCTGCTGTGA
- a CDS encoding CPBP family intramembrane glutamic endopeptidase, with amino-acid sequence MSDLPGSLADFGPAAFAAVVVAGYLVVGEPMVGHVLHRRFEGRLRTDPGARRSFYGRLLVLEWGLALLALVVFLSAPGVDAGQVGLRWPQQWPGPLTGLVIVLVLLFVAVSTRALRGGALLEAAEPVRRRGHSPPAQGRHAEPPGAATLALLPRTAGERRLFTLVGVTAGVCEEWLYRGFFLAVVAALAGGLPTGVLVVVAGVAFGLAHAYQGRVGVVTTGVLGGVMAAVYLQTGSLLLPVLLHALIDLRFLLVPARVLPAGRTA; translated from the coding sequence GTGAGCGACCTGCCGGGCTCCCTCGCCGACTTCGGGCCCGCAGCGTTCGCGGCGGTCGTGGTCGCGGGCTACCTGGTGGTGGGCGAACCGATGGTGGGGCACGTCCTGCACCGCCGGTTCGAGGGTCGGCTGCGCACCGATCCCGGCGCCCGCCGCTCCTTCTACGGCCGCCTGCTCGTGCTGGAGTGGGGCCTGGCGCTGCTCGCGCTGGTGGTCTTCCTCTCGGCCCCGGGCGTGGACGCCGGCCAGGTCGGGCTCCGCTGGCCGCAGCAGTGGCCCGGCCCGCTGACCGGCCTGGTCATCGTGCTCGTGCTCCTCTTCGTCGCCGTCTCGACCCGGGCACTGCGCGGCGGGGCGCTGCTCGAGGCGGCGGAGCCGGTGCGCCGTCGGGGTCACTCCCCGCCCGCCCAGGGGCGGCATGCCGAGCCCCCCGGTGCCGCCACGCTCGCGCTCCTGCCGCGCACGGCCGGTGAGCGACGGCTGTTCACCCTGGTCGGCGTGACCGCCGGGGTCTGCGAGGAGTGGTTGTACCGGGGGTTCTTCCTCGCGGTGGTCGCCGCCCTGGCCGGCGGGCTGCCGACGGGGGTCCTGGTCGTCGTCGCGGGCGTGGCGTTCGGCCTCGCCCACGCCTACCAGGGCAGGGTCGGCGTCGTCACCACCGGAGTCCTGGGCGGGGTCATGGCCGCGGTGTACCTGCAGACCGGCTCGCTGCTGCTGCCCGTCCTCCTGCACGCCCTCATCGACCTGCGCTTCCTCCTCGTGCCGGCGCGGGTGCTGCCCGCCGGGAGGACGGCGTGA
- a CDS encoding RluA family pseudouridine synthase, with product MGSVISSPGMHRALPVPDGLEGQRVDQALSRLFGLSRSVAADVADAGNVVVDGRVRGKGDRLTGGSWLEVELPPPPGEPAAPRPVVGMTILHDDDDMVVVDKPVGVAAHPSPGWDGPTVIGGLAAAGYRISTSGAAERQGVVHRLDAATTGVMVVAKSERAYTALKAAFKERTVEKGYHALVQGHPDPSRGTIDAPIDRHPRHDWRFAVVQGGRPSVTHYEVMEAFPAASLVDIRLETGRTHQIRVHFSALRHPCVGDTTYGADPTLAARLGVARQWLHAVRLGLPHPADGRWVEFTSEYPDDLAGALALLRAET from the coding sequence ATGGGATCCGTGATCTCCTCTCCCGGCATGCACCGTGCGCTCCCGGTGCCCGACGGGCTGGAGGGCCAGCGGGTCGACCAGGCGCTGTCCCGGCTCTTCGGCCTCTCCCGGTCCGTGGCGGCCGACGTCGCCGACGCCGGGAACGTGGTCGTCGACGGGCGCGTACGGGGCAAGGGCGACCGGCTCACCGGTGGCAGCTGGCTGGAGGTCGAGCTGCCTCCGCCGCCGGGGGAGCCCGCGGCGCCCCGGCCGGTCGTCGGGATGACGATCCTGCACGACGACGACGACATGGTCGTGGTCGACAAGCCCGTGGGCGTGGCTGCGCACCCGAGCCCGGGCTGGGACGGTCCCACGGTCATCGGCGGCCTGGCCGCGGCCGGCTACCGGATCTCCACGTCGGGCGCGGCGGAGCGGCAGGGCGTCGTGCACCGGCTGGACGCGGCGACGACCGGCGTGATGGTGGTCGCGAAGAGCGAGCGCGCCTACACCGCGCTCAAGGCGGCGTTCAAGGAGCGCACCGTCGAGAAGGGCTACCACGCCCTCGTGCAGGGCCACCCCGATCCGTCGCGGGGGACGATCGACGCGCCCATCGACCGCCACCCCCGGCACGACTGGCGGTTCGCGGTGGTCCAGGGAGGCCGCCCCTCGGTCACCCACTACGAGGTGATGGAGGCGTTCCCGGCAGCGAGCCTGGTCGACATCCGGCTGGAGACCGGGCGCACCCACCAGATCCGGGTGCACTTCTCCGCGCTGCGCCATCCCTGCGTGGGCGACACGACCTACGGCGCCGACCCGACCCTCGCGGCCCGCCTCGGCGTGGCGCGGCAGTGGCTGCACGCCGTCCGGCTCGGCCTCCCGCACCCCGCCGACGGCCGCTGGGTGGAGTTCACCAGCGAGTACCCCGACGACCTCGCCGGCGCGCTGGCCCTCCTGCGCGCGGAGACCTGA